In Mucilaginibacter celer, one DNA window encodes the following:
- a CDS encoding YihY/virulence factor BrkB family protein — protein MKFFSKDYFKQLWKILLASFTGFSKDNGLKLSASLAYYTVFSIAPLLIIVMSVAGLVFKQDAVTNKLYPEIVRYVGPQPAAQIQDALKHLALSGKSGMAVVIGVGTLLLGASSIFIEIQDSLNIIWRVKARPKSGWLQLLRNRFVSFSLIISLGFLLLASLIINIIIQAIQDQVQRFLPGIDSVTKILVQGLNLGITLVIITTLFSIIFKFLPDVKIKWKDVRSGSIFTAILFMLGQYIISLYIHYTAQGSAYGAAGSIIVILVWIYYTSAILYIGAEFTQVYAEASGSHIEPASYAVHILQTEVEHKVSVLPAQNPQLQGNLKKVEQKIEKEEKKEEAKKG, from the coding sequence ATGAAGTTTTTCAGCAAGGATTACTTTAAACAATTATGGAAGATTTTACTGGCTTCCTTTACAGGTTTCTCTAAAGATAATGGCTTAAAACTAAGTGCCTCACTGGCTTATTATACCGTTTTTTCTATAGCTCCGCTGCTGATTATCGTGATGTCGGTAGCGGGATTGGTATTCAAGCAGGATGCGGTTACTAATAAACTTTATCCGGAGATTGTGCGGTACGTTGGTCCGCAGCCGGCGGCTCAAATTCAGGATGCCTTGAAGCACCTGGCGCTTTCGGGCAAATCGGGTATGGCTGTGGTAATAGGTGTTGGTACATTGCTGTTGGGTGCGAGTAGTATTTTTATCGAGATCCAGGATTCACTTAATATCATCTGGAGGGTAAAAGCAAGACCTAAAAGCGGTTGGTTGCAGTTGTTACGCAACAGGTTCGTATCGTTTTCATTGATCATTAGCCTGGGCTTTTTATTACTGGCATCATTGATCATAAATATCATTATCCAGGCGATACAAGACCAGGTTCAACGGTTTTTGCCGGGTATCGACTCGGTAACGAAAATACTGGTTCAGGGCCTTAACCTGGGTATCACCCTGGTAATTATCACAACACTGTTTAGCATTATATTCAAGTTTTTGCCCGATGTTAAGATTAAGTGGAAGGATGTTCGCAGCGGATCAATATTTACTGCTATTCTGTTTATGTTAGGCCAATACATTATAAGCTTATATATACATTACACCGCGCAAGGTTCAGCTTATGGTGCTGCAGGATCGATCATTGTTATTTTGGTTTGGATCTATTATACATCTGCCATATTATATATTGGAGCCGAATTTACCCAGGTTTATGCCGAGGCCAGCGGCAGCCATATAGAACCGGCATCATACGCGGTTCATATATTACAAACCGAAGTTGAACACAAGGTAAGCGTGCTTCCGGCGCAAAACCCGCAATTGCAGGGCAATTTGAAAAAAGTGGAGCAAAAGATTGAGAAGGAGGAAAAAAAGGAAGAAGCGAA
- a CDS encoding M15 family metallopeptidase codes for MGRYFIILVFIVVGLNARAQHYKYIDSTKISNIARYKVQVKANPDKQLVEIKKYIPQIVPDIRYATTNNFMHRRMYTVAKAYARLPVVKALQQVEAELKTQNLGLKIYDAYRPYSVTVDFYEKTPDTNFVANPRLGSKHNRGCAIDLSLIDLRTGKELDMPTPFDSFSRKASANYPNLSQLQISNRELLKAVMAKYGFRVLSTEWWHYDFNGWSDYELLDVPLQKL; via the coding sequence ATGGGCAGATATTTTATAATCCTGGTTTTTATTGTTGTGGGATTGAATGCCCGCGCCCAGCACTATAAATATATCGATAGTACAAAAATCAGCAATATTGCCCGGTATAAAGTACAGGTAAAAGCCAATCCGGATAAGCAACTTGTCGAAATAAAAAAATATATCCCGCAAATTGTTCCGGATATCCGCTATGCTACCACCAATAATTTTATGCACCGCCGCATGTACACTGTTGCCAAAGCCTACGCCCGTTTACCGGTGGTAAAAGCCCTGCAACAGGTGGAGGCTGAACTCAAGACTCAAAATTTAGGACTTAAAATTTACGATGCCTACCGCCCCTACTCGGTTACCGTAGATTTTTACGAAAAAACGCCGGATACTAATTTCGTGGCAAACCCGCGTTTGGGATCAAAACACAACCGGGGCTGTGCCATTGACCTGTCGTTGATTGACCTTAGAACGGGTAAAGAGCTGGATATGCCTACACCCTTTGACAGTTTTAGCCGTAAAGCATCGGCTAATTACCCTAATTTATCGCAATTGCAGATCTCAAACCGGGAATTGCTTAAGGCTGTAATGGCTAAATATGGCTTCAGGGTGCTTTCTACTGAGTGGTGGCATTATGATTTTAATGGATGGAGTGATTATGAACTGTTGGATGTGCCGTTGCAGAAACTTTGA